A region of Dehalococcoidia bacterium DNA encodes the following proteins:
- a CDS encoding LLM class flavin-dependent oxidoreductase, translating into MRLGIALPLDFDTEPTNDVFSKGASLAETHGFDSVWFFDSLGRKRLSFDPLIGASVAAAATRHIEVGIGILQIPIRNPYELANRVLTAHLICEGRLTLGVGSGSTRIDFEAVGKNFNERMSLLRDGLEIMKKLWRGEEVNGIDLCPASVTLGGPSIVIGSWAGPKWINSAAGNYDGWIASAYFSGFDTLKNGIKQYKEAGGKRAIVTNISLAFDSRSEPLQDSDNSFHLMCEPEIASERLEKLKNIGFDDAIVVYRGSDPIDLKKIRSLVGK; encoded by the coding sequence ATGCGATTGGGAATAGCACTTCCGTTAGATTTTGATACCGAACCTACCAATGATGTTTTTTCCAAAGGTGCTTCACTTGCTGAAACCCATGGATTCGACAGTGTTTGGTTTTTTGATTCTTTAGGTCGAAAAAGACTCTCTTTTGATCCTTTGATAGGAGCTTCTGTCGCAGCTGCCGCCACACGCCATATCGAAGTTGGAATTGGTATTCTCCAGATACCGATACGTAATCCATATGAATTAGCGAATCGTGTTCTCACCGCGCATTTAATTTGCGAGGGCAGGCTTACTCTTGGAGTTGGTTCAGGCTCTACCCGCATAGACTTTGAGGCAGTTGGTAAAAATTTTAATGAACGGATGAGCTTGCTTAGAGATGGACTTGAAATTATGAAAAAGCTTTGGCGTGGTGAAGAGGTCAACGGCATCGATCTTTGTCCAGCATCTGTAACCTTGGGGGGACCTTCAATTGTGATAGGTAGTTGGGCTGGACCTAAATGGATTAACTCAGCAGCAGGCAATTACGATGGTTGGATAGCATCAGCCTATTTTTCAGGATTTGATACGTTAAAAAATGGCATCAAACAATATAAAGAGGCGGGAGGAAAACGAGCTATAGTTACTAACATTTCGTTAGCTTTTGATAGTCGGTCAGAGCCTCTCCAAGATTCAGATAATTCATTCCACTTAATGTGTGAGCCTGAAATTGCGTCTGAGCGACTCGAAAAATTAAAAAATATAGGATTTGATGATGCTATTGTGGTATACCGAGGTAGTGATCCCATTGACCTAAAAAAAATCAGGTCCTTAGTAGGAAAGTGA
- the nthB gene encoding nitrile hydratase subunit beta: protein MNSVHDLGGSEGFGSIHPEPEDIEPIFHNWWEGRVYALVRMLGLFGLWNIDMSRHARERLHPVDYLRNSYYENWLAGLETQLFESGLVTMEELLEGIAKGPAPKELRERVLLPSDVKNTPLVRMSYFRDTDAIPKFKVGDAVRAINQHPTSHTREPRYVRGHSGVVHEHYGAQVFPDLSVKGVDEGHHLYSVRFEASELWGADGASNTAVYVDLWEDYLEKSI, encoded by the coding sequence ATGAATAGCGTACATGATTTAGGGGGAAGCGAAGGGTTTGGGTCCATTCATCCTGAACCAGAAGATATTGAGCCAATTTTCCACAATTGGTGGGAGGGAAGAGTTTACGCATTAGTCCGAATGTTAGGTTTATTTGGTCTATGGAATATAGATATGTCACGGCATGCTAGAGAAAGGCTTCACCCAGTAGACTACCTACGTAATTCTTATTATGAAAATTGGCTCGCAGGTTTAGAGACTCAGTTGTTCGAATCTGGCTTGGTGACTATGGAGGAATTATTAGAAGGTATTGCCAAGGGACCTGCACCAAAAGAATTACGCGAACGTGTCCTGCTACCGTCTGATGTAAAAAATACGCCATTGGTAAGAATGAGCTACTTCCGGGATACAGACGCGATTCCAAAATTCAAAGTAGGTGATGCCGTGAGAGCAATAAACCAGCATCCTACATCGCATACCCGTGAACCAAGGTATGTGAGAGGGCATTCAGGGGTAGTCCATGAACACTACGGAGCGCAGGTTTTCCCTGATTTAAGCGTTAAGGGCGTTGACGAAGGCCATCATCTTTATAGCGTACGTTTTGAAGCATCCGAACTATGGGGGGCAGATGGTGCATCTAATACAGCCGTCTACGTAGATTTATGGGAAGATTACCTTGAAAAATCTATCTAA
- a CDS encoding nitrile hydratase accessory protein, whose protein sequence is MKNLSNKQVAMADIDELALIPRDDSGPVFSEPWEASAFALAVQLSSEKHFTWQEWATTLAEEIKHANLSADPNIRENYYVHWLRALERLCITKGLISESEIDLRQEDWRRAYLNTEHGQPVHLKAAYTEAKSFPHHSQQL, encoded by the coding sequence TTGAAAAATCTATCTAATAAGCAAGTAGCGATGGCCGACATAGATGAGTTAGCACTGATACCTAGAGATGATTCAGGTCCTGTCTTTTCTGAGCCTTGGGAAGCTTCGGCTTTTGCACTTGCTGTTCAACTTTCCTCTGAAAAGCATTTCACTTGGCAGGAATGGGCAACAACGCTAGCTGAAGAAATAAAGCATGCCAATTTATCAGCAGATCCAAACATAAGAGAAAATTATTACGTGCACTGGCTACGGGCACTAGAACGCCTATGTATTACTAAAGGGCTAATAAGTGAAAGTGAAATAGATCTTCGCCAAGAAGACTGGCGGAGGGCCTACCTAAACACCGAGCATGGCCAACCTGTGCATCTTAAAGCTGCATACACGGAAGCGAAGTCTTTCCCGCATCACTCACAACAGCTATAG
- the nthA gene encoding nitrile hydratase subunit alpha — MSEHHHEHTEPPSSTELRVKSIESLLVEKGLAKSETIDMIIDTYETKIGPSVGKAIVAKAWVDPQFKADLINDPHSALSGFAEIGAQGEQIRILENTDQVHNLVVCTLCSCYPWPILGLPPVWYKSAPYRSRAVADPRGVLAQFGTNIPENVEIRVWDSTSEMRFLVLPQRPEGTEDWPEEKLISLVSRNSMIGVEKVNLQTEELIHE, encoded by the coding sequence ATGTCAGAACATCATCATGAACACACTGAGCCACCTTCTTCCACCGAGCTACGTGTCAAATCAATCGAATCTTTGCTTGTCGAAAAAGGTTTGGCCAAGTCAGAGACTATTGACATGATCATTGATACCTATGAAACCAAAATTGGCCCATCTGTTGGTAAGGCAATTGTTGCCAAGGCATGGGTTGATCCTCAATTCAAGGCAGATCTTATTAATGACCCTCACTCTGCTCTCTCTGGATTTGCAGAAATTGGAGCACAAGGTGAGCAGATTCGAATCTTGGAAAACACTGATCAAGTACATAATTTAGTTGTGTGTACTCTGTGTTCATGTTACCCATGGCCAATTCTTGGTTTACCTCCAGTATGGTATAAATCGGCGCCTTATCGGTCACGTGCTGTAGCAGACCCTCGAGGGGTGCTAGCGCAATTCGGCACTAATATTCCTGAAAACGTAGAAATTCGTGTTTGGGATTCCACCTCTGAAATGAGATTCCTGGTTTTGCCCCAGAGACCGGAAGGAACAGAGGATTGGCCTGAAGAAAAATTAATTAGTCTTGTCTCAAGGAATTCAATGATAGGGGTTGAGAAGGTAAATTTGCAGACTGAAGAGTTGATCCATGAATAG